A genomic stretch from Schaalia odontolytica includes:
- a CDS encoding exodeoxyribonuclease VII small subunit — translation MTTNDQLPDPQSLGYEEARDELVRIVQTLEGGQAPLEDTLTMWERGEALAARCSQILDGAQARLSERTATPGTEAR, via the coding sequence ATGACCACGAATGACCAGCTCCCCGATCCCCAGTCCCTGGGCTACGAGGAGGCGCGCGACGAGCTCGTGCGCATCGTCCAGACCCTCGAGGGCGGGCAGGCCCCCCTCGAAGATACCCTCACGATGTGGGAGCGCGGCGAGGCCCTGGCTGCCCGCTGCTCCCAGATCCTCGACGGCGCCCAGGCGCGCCTGTCTGAGAGGACCGCCACGCCCGGCACCGAAGCACGCTAA
- the xseA gene encoding exodeoxyribonuclease VII large subunit, with translation MLSGVTLPDTPAAPPPGGSPQPRPPAAKAADTTRDNPWPLRRLTENIKVYVDRMSPLWVEGQVVEYKVRPGAKMHFLTLRDLDTDTSMTVTAWAGVMDSTPLTEGARVVTRVKPVFWERSGRLNLQAAEIHLQGVGDLLAQIEALRARLAAEGLFSDARKQPLPFLPRTIGLICGRNAKAKDDVVVNASDRWPTARFEIREVAVQGDHCVPEVGRALLELDAMEGVDVIVIARGGGSVEDLLPFSDERLVRAVAGARTPIVSAIGHEGDSPLLDLVADYRASTPTDAARRIVPDRARERDGITQSLSRMRGALGARLATERSNLTLIASRPVLQGPEAIVEGHRAALTQRVTALRSAIERRLSSERQQLTRSRATLTALSPQATLDRGYALLKTPSGALITSSARVKKGDLIEGILASGRMVAQVVGATTPTPPPDATPQDA, from the coding sequence ATGCTGAGTGGCGTGACATTGCCTGATACTCCTGCTGCACCACCTCCCGGCGGCTCGCCCCAGCCTCGTCCCCCCGCCGCGAAGGCGGCCGATACGACGCGGGATAATCCGTGGCCGCTGCGCAGGCTGACGGAGAACATCAAGGTGTACGTGGACCGCATGAGCCCCCTGTGGGTGGAGGGCCAGGTCGTCGAATACAAGGTCCGCCCGGGCGCGAAGATGCACTTCTTGACGCTGCGGGACCTGGACACGGACACGTCGATGACGGTAACCGCGTGGGCGGGCGTCATGGATTCCACTCCCCTGACCGAGGGCGCGCGGGTTGTGACCCGCGTGAAGCCGGTGTTTTGGGAGCGCTCGGGCCGCCTGAACCTGCAAGCCGCGGAGATTCACCTGCAGGGCGTGGGCGACCTGCTGGCCCAGATCGAGGCTCTGCGTGCCCGCCTGGCCGCCGAGGGCCTATTCTCTGACGCACGCAAGCAGCCCCTGCCGTTCCTGCCGCGCACGATCGGCCTGATCTGTGGCCGTAACGCCAAAGCGAAGGACGACGTAGTCGTCAACGCGTCGGACCGCTGGCCCACGGCACGCTTTGAGATCCGCGAGGTCGCCGTGCAGGGCGATCACTGCGTGCCCGAGGTGGGCCGCGCCCTGCTCGAACTGGACGCCATGGAGGGCGTGGACGTCATCGTGATCGCGCGCGGCGGAGGGTCGGTCGAAGACCTCCTCCCCTTCTCCGACGAGCGCCTCGTGCGCGCCGTCGCGGGTGCCCGAACGCCCATCGTGTCCGCGATCGGCCACGAGGGGGATTCTCCCCTGCTGGATCTGGTCGCCGACTACCGGGCCTCGACCCCGACGGATGCGGCCCGCCGCATCGTCCCGGACCGCGCCCGCGAGCGCGACGGCATCACCCAGTCTCTGTCCCGCATGCGCGGGGCACTCGGCGCGCGCCTGGCGACGGAGCGCTCGAACCTGACGCTCATCGCTTCGCGCCCGGTGCTCCAGGGCCCGGAGGCGATAGTCGAGGGGCACCGCGCGGCCCTCACCCAGCGCGTGACGGCGCTGCGTTCGGCGATTGAGCGCCGTCTGTCCTCGGAGCGCCAGCAGCTGACGCGCTCGCGCGCGACGCTGACCGCCCTGTCCCCGCAGGCGACGCTGGATCGCGGCTACGCGCTCCTGAAGACCCCGTCGGGCGCGCTCATCACCTCGTCGGCGCGGGTGAAGAAGGGCGACCTCATCGAAGGCATCCTCGCTTCGGGCCGCATGGTTGCCCAGGTCGTGGGTGCGACGACCCCGACGCCCCCACCGGACGCGACGCCCCAGGATGCGTAG
- a CDS encoding 4-hydroxy-3-methylbut-2-enyl diphosphate reductase yields the protein MNENVDLRASAESPLPASHGEGTGRILLAAPRGYCAGVDRAVDVVEKALELYGAPVYVRKEIVHNKFVVESLTKRGAIFVQETDEVPEGARVVFSAHGVSPAVHAAAATRHLATIDATCPLVTKVHREAVRFAKEDYDIVLVGHQGHEEVEGTFGEAPDHIQVVGTPDEVDNVVVRDPSRVVWISQTTLSVDETRETVDRLRQRFPQLIDPPSDDICYATQNRQVAVKHIAPQVDVMVVVGSANSSNSVRLVEVALEAGAGAAYRVDKAEELEPSWFEGTRTVGLTSGASVPEILVREVIEWLQDRGFPTVEVARTETESTTFALPRDLRADLKKAGMAPARPHAPRVAGPNHTK from the coding sequence ATGAATGAAAACGTCGACCTGCGCGCCAGCGCCGAGTCCCCCCTGCCCGCCTCCCACGGCGAGGGCACTGGCCGCATCCTCTTGGCGGCTCCCCGCGGATACTGCGCCGGAGTGGACCGCGCCGTCGACGTCGTGGAGAAGGCCCTCGAGCTGTACGGCGCGCCCGTGTACGTGCGCAAGGAGATCGTCCACAACAAGTTCGTTGTCGAGTCGCTGACGAAGCGCGGCGCGATCTTCGTGCAGGAGACCGACGAAGTCCCTGAGGGTGCCCGCGTCGTCTTTTCCGCGCACGGCGTCTCCCCGGCGGTCCACGCGGCCGCCGCCACCCGTCACCTCGCCACGATCGACGCGACCTGCCCGCTCGTGACCAAGGTTCACCGGGAGGCCGTGCGCTTCGCGAAGGAGGACTACGACATCGTCCTGGTGGGCCATCAGGGCCACGAGGAGGTCGAGGGTACCTTCGGCGAGGCGCCCGACCACATCCAGGTCGTCGGCACCCCCGACGAGGTGGACAACGTCGTCGTGCGCGACCCCTCGCGCGTCGTGTGGATCTCCCAGACCACGCTGTCCGTGGACGAGACCCGCGAGACGGTGGACCGTCTGCGCCAGCGCTTCCCCCAGCTTATCGACCCGCCGTCGGACGACATCTGCTACGCCACCCAGAACCGCCAGGTCGCCGTCAAGCATATCGCGCCCCAGGTGGACGTCATGGTCGTCGTCGGCTCGGCGAACTCCTCGAACTCGGTGCGCCTCGTCGAGGTCGCGCTCGAGGCCGGGGCCGGGGCCGCCTACCGGGTCGACAAGGCCGAGGAACTCGAGCCCTCCTGGTTCGAGGGCACCCGCACCGTGGGTCTCACCTCCGGCGCATCCGTGCCCGAAATCCTCGTGCGCGAGGTCATCGAATGGCTGCAGGACCGCGGATTCCCCACCGTCGAGGTGGCACGCACCGAGACCGAATCGACGACCTTCGCGCTGCCTCGCGACCTGCGCGCCGACCTCAAGAAGGCCGGCATGGCACCCGCGCGCCCCCACGCGCCCCGCGTCGCCGGGCCAAACCACACGAAGTAG
- the ychF gene encoding redox-regulated ATPase YchF, giving the protein MSLTIGIAGLPNVGKSTLFNALTRATVLAANYPFATIEPNVGVVPLPDPRLNKLAEIFGSQRILPATVSFVDIAGIVRGASKGEGLGNQFLANIREADAICQVTRAFSDPDVVHVDGKVDPASDIETIKTELILADMQTVEKQIPRLEKEVRGKKTEPIVLETARAALELLERGELLSGPEGAKLDQDALRTFQLMTSKPFIFVFNMDAAEMDNEEMKDELRALVAPAEAIFLDAQFEAELVELDDEDAREMLAESGQDESGLDKLARVGFDTLGLQTYLTAGEKEARAWTIHKGDTAPKAAGVIHTDFEKGFIKAEVVSYDDLVEAGSMAAAKAAGKVRMEGKDYVMEDGDVVEFRFNV; this is encoded by the coding sequence GTGTCTCTTACTATCGGTATCGCCGGACTGCCCAACGTCGGCAAGTCCACCCTGTTCAACGCCCTGACCCGCGCGACCGTGCTCGCCGCGAACTACCCGTTTGCGACCATCGAGCCCAACGTCGGCGTCGTCCCCCTGCCCGACCCGCGCCTGAACAAGCTCGCGGAGATCTTCGGCTCCCAGCGCATCCTGCCCGCCACCGTGTCCTTCGTGGACATCGCCGGCATCGTGCGAGGCGCCTCCAAGGGTGAGGGCCTGGGCAACCAGTTCCTCGCCAACATTCGCGAGGCCGACGCAATTTGCCAGGTGACGCGCGCCTTCTCCGACCCCGACGTCGTGCACGTCGACGGCAAGGTGGACCCGGCCTCGGACATCGAGACCATCAAGACCGAGCTGATCCTCGCCGACATGCAGACCGTCGAGAAGCAGATCCCGCGCCTGGAGAAGGAGGTGCGCGGCAAGAAGACCGAGCCGATCGTGCTCGAGACCGCGCGCGCCGCCCTGGAGCTGCTGGAGCGCGGCGAGCTGCTGTCCGGCCCCGAGGGCGCCAAGCTGGACCAGGACGCGCTGCGTACCTTCCAGCTCATGACCTCCAAGCCGTTCATCTTCGTGTTCAACATGGACGCCGCCGAGATGGACAACGAGGAGATGAAGGACGAGCTGCGCGCCCTCGTCGCGCCCGCCGAAGCCATCTTCCTGGACGCCCAGTTCGAGGCCGAGCTGGTCGAACTGGACGACGAGGATGCCCGCGAGATGCTCGCCGAATCCGGCCAGGACGAGTCCGGCCTGGACAAGCTGGCCCGCGTCGGCTTCGACACTCTTGGCCTGCAGACCTACCTCACCGCCGGTGAGAAGGAAGCGCGCGCCTGGACGATCCACAAGGGCGACACCGCCCCCAAGGCCGCCGGCGTCATCCACACGGACTTCGAAAAGGGCTTCATCAAGGCCGAGGTCGTCTCCTATGACGACCTGGTCGAGGCCGGCTCCATGGCCGCCGCGAAGGCCGCCGGCAAGGTCCGCATGGAAGGCAAGGACTACGTGATGGAAGACGGGGATGTGGTGGAGTTCCGCTTCAACGTGTGA
- a CDS encoding type II toxin-antitoxin system VapB family antitoxin, which translates to MRTTVTLDDDLLARAEELTGVRERSALIRDAVELLVRIESGRQLAALGGSDSAAEAAPRSRERV; encoded by the coding sequence ATGAGAACCACTGTGACACTCGATGATGACTTGCTTGCGCGCGCCGAGGAGCTGACCGGGGTCAGAGAACGATCCGCTTTGATCAGGGATGCGGTAGAACTCCTCGTTCGAATTGAGAGTGGTCGGCAGCTCGCTGCGCTCGGTGGCAGTGATTCCGCGGCGGAGGCTGCGCCTCGGAGTCGAGAGCGCGTATGA
- a CDS encoding type II toxin-antitoxin system VapC family toxin encodes MRVLVDTNIWIDHLRKTEPALVDLLERDQACVHQSVITELALGNLKNRSIFLKALERLMIVRSVDDQGVRHLVEERRLWGRGLSAVDVALVASAVVTPGVVLWTRDKRLRQAARDVGVLADLD; translated from the coding sequence ATGAGAGTCCTCGTTGACACGAACATCTGGATCGATCACCTGCGGAAAACTGAGCCGGCTCTGGTTGATCTGCTCGAGCGTGACCAGGCGTGCGTGCATCAGAGTGTCATCACTGAACTGGCGTTGGGGAATCTCAAGAATCGATCGATTTTCCTGAAAGCGCTTGAGCGCTTGATGATCGTGCGCAGTGTTGATGATCAGGGTGTGCGGCATCTCGTCGAGGAGCGGCGGCTATGGGGGAGGGGCCTCAGTGCTGTCGACGTGGCGCTTGTGGCGAGTGCTGTCGTAACCCCTGGTGTGGTGCTGTGGACGCGTGATAAGCGCCTGCGGCAGGCTGCGCGTGACGTGGGCGTGTTGGCGGACCTTGACTGA
- a CDS encoding AAA family ATPase, translated as MTRDSQYSWPRFFMELADKLLAFKEDRQALIATLQHVYAELGMDLPTLDSGGIPTDIDPFTVYGLFNRGLTDNKRRVVALGIGGALGVQAPLHDDFVGVPVLLNINATFYDQVRRDDGDIERLWDLFAVALAYADQSTEQTEAVFRHAYDAVLQQRHASWNVTMGLFWIRPYAYVNLSSRDRWFLALPDRMPSSVRSVLASIKKVPGSAEYLRIRDSILSVLKSGTYKYASFPELSAYAWRVSEQVNREKKDSDKEKEEVTQEAALGDADVETVRYWLYAPGRGACMWDEFYSRGIMGLAWGEIGDLTAYAHKEDLKAQMLQTYPENGTQKNDIHALWQFANEMKPGDVVFVKKGRSEILGRGIVAGDYVYDPEGGHYPNCREVRWTSAGNWPIDERLAMKTLTEITDYPELLSRIETFFEDSDDDVESEEPLVIFPEYSAGQFLNEVYMSEERYDVIVGLLKTKKNIILQGAPGVGKTYAAKRLAYSMMGVKDVSRVKLVQFHQSYSYEDFIEGYRPSGAGFELVKGAFYSFCKKAADDEENDYFFIIDEINRGNLSKIFGELFMLIESDKRGPKNKLQLLYSRELFSVPANVHIIGMMNTADRSLAMLDYALRRRFAFVELCPAFDSDGFRDYCSGLDNPRFEALVREVESLNREIAEDESLGEGFCIGHSYFCNMKPETCTDASLASIVDYELIPMLKEYWFDEPGKVREWSDRLRRSLR; from the coding sequence ATGACGAGGGATAGCCAGTACTCATGGCCGCGCTTTTTTATGGAACTAGCGGACAAACTGCTCGCCTTCAAGGAAGATCGGCAGGCTCTCATTGCGACGTTGCAGCATGTCTACGCCGAACTCGGTATGGACCTGCCGACGCTTGACTCCGGCGGTATTCCGACGGATATTGATCCTTTCACGGTCTACGGCCTCTTCAATCGAGGCCTCACAGACAATAAGCGCCGGGTGGTTGCCCTCGGAATTGGTGGTGCTCTCGGCGTGCAGGCCCCTCTGCATGATGATTTTGTCGGGGTCCCCGTCCTGCTGAACATCAACGCGACCTTCTACGACCAGGTGCGTAGGGACGATGGGGATATCGAAAGGCTGTGGGACTTGTTTGCGGTTGCGCTGGCCTACGCGGATCAGTCGACTGAACAGACAGAAGCAGTGTTCCGTCACGCCTACGATGCAGTTCTTCAACAGCGCCATGCTAGCTGGAACGTCACGATGGGACTCTTCTGGATTCGCCCATACGCCTACGTCAACCTGAGCTCGCGAGACCGATGGTTCCTCGCGCTGCCCGACCGGATGCCTTCATCGGTTCGTTCTGTGCTGGCGTCGATAAAGAAAGTGCCCGGATCTGCTGAATACCTGCGGATTCGTGACAGCATTCTGTCGGTGTTGAAATCCGGAACCTACAAGTACGCATCGTTCCCCGAGCTTTCGGCATACGCGTGGCGCGTTTCCGAACAGGTCAACCGTGAGAAAAAAGACTCTGACAAAGAGAAGGAAGAAGTTACCCAGGAGGCTGCCCTGGGGGACGCCGACGTGGAGACCGTGCGCTATTGGCTCTACGCCCCCGGCCGGGGCGCCTGCATGTGGGACGAGTTCTACTCGCGCGGAATCATGGGACTGGCATGGGGCGAGATAGGGGATCTGACTGCCTACGCACATAAGGAAGATCTGAAGGCGCAGATGCTCCAGACCTATCCCGAAAACGGTACCCAGAAGAACGACATTCACGCCCTGTGGCAGTTTGCGAACGAGATGAAGCCGGGCGATGTCGTTTTCGTGAAGAAGGGACGTTCAGAGATTCTCGGGCGAGGAATTGTTGCGGGTGACTACGTCTACGATCCGGAGGGCGGCCACTACCCGAACTGTCGGGAGGTCCGCTGGACGTCCGCAGGAAACTGGCCAATCGACGAACGACTGGCAATGAAGACTCTCACCGAGATCACCGACTACCCTGAACTCCTTTCTCGCATTGAGACGTTCTTCGAGGACAGTGACGACGACGTTGAGAGTGAGGAACCGCTAGTAATCTTCCCGGAGTACTCCGCCGGGCAATTCCTCAACGAGGTCTATATGTCCGAGGAACGCTACGACGTGATCGTGGGTCTACTCAAAACAAAGAAGAACATCATCCTGCAGGGCGCACCCGGCGTCGGTAAAACCTATGCAGCCAAGCGCCTCGCCTATTCGATGATGGGCGTCAAAGACGTTTCGCGCGTCAAGCTCGTTCAGTTCCACCAGAGCTACTCTTACGAGGATTTCATCGAGGGGTATCGTCCCTCTGGCGCGGGGTTCGAGCTTGTCAAGGGTGCGTTCTATTCCTTTTGCAAGAAGGCCGCCGATGACGAGGAGAACGACTACTTCTTCATCATCGACGAGATTAACCGCGGTAACCTCTCCAAGATCTTTGGCGAGCTGTTCATGCTCATCGAGAGTGATAAACGCGGACCGAAGAACAAACTCCAGCTCCTCTACTCACGCGAATTGTTCAGCGTTCCCGCTAACGTCCACATCATCGGCATGATGAACACGGCGGACCGCAGCCTCGCCATGCTCGACTACGCGCTGCGCCGCCGCTTCGCATTCGTTGAACTGTGCCCCGCCTTCGACTCCGACGGCTTCCGCGACTACTGCTCCGGCCTCGATAATCCGAGGTTCGAGGCCCTGGTACGCGAGGTGGAATCCCTCAACCGTGAGATCGCGGAGGATGAGTCTCTCGGTGAGGGCTTCTGCATCGGACACAGCTACTTCTGCAACATGAAACCTGAGACCTGCACCGACGCGTCCCTGGCCTCGATCGTGGACTACGAGCTCATTCCGATGCTCAAGGAATACTGGTTTGACGAGCCCGGCAAGGTCCGTGAGTGGAGCGACAGGCTGCGTAGGTCCCTGCGGTGA
- the mcrC gene encoding 5-methylcytosine-specific restriction endonuclease system specificity protein McrC, giving the protein MIRVRNVFHMLAYAFSALREQGYRAVATEDFNNAAELCAAILERGVSLQLKRGLGQEYVSRTEARSSLRGKIEVTESVKSQAILRRQLVCSYDEFSVDTTMNRVIKATVALLVRSDISKARKKSLKKLMVFFADVCEIDLHTVDWNMRYDRNNRTYRMLMAVCWLVVKGLLQTQSNGSVHMMDFFDEQCMSRLYEKFILEYYRKEHPHLHASASFIDWVLDDGISDGLPAMRSDITLSARGRVLIIDAKYYASTMQSNFDKRTVHSGNLYQIFAYVKNKQVALERAGESAEVSGMLLYAATDEDIQPDATYRMSGNRISATTLDLDCPFEEIRAQLDGIVALVTAPSGVGP; this is encoded by the coding sequence GTGATTCGCGTCCGCAACGTCTTCCACATGCTCGCCTACGCCTTCTCGGCGCTGCGCGAGCAGGGCTACCGCGCCGTGGCCACGGAGGACTTCAACAACGCCGCCGAGCTGTGCGCCGCCATCCTTGAGCGTGGCGTGTCCCTGCAACTCAAACGAGGCCTCGGGCAGGAGTACGTGAGCCGGACCGAGGCGCGCTCCTCACTGCGCGGAAAAATCGAGGTCACAGAGTCCGTGAAATCGCAGGCGATCCTACGCCGACAGCTCGTGTGCTCCTACGACGAGTTCAGCGTCGACACGACGATGAATCGCGTCATCAAGGCGACGGTCGCGCTGCTCGTGCGTTCGGATATCTCGAAGGCTCGCAAGAAGAGCCTGAAGAAGCTCATGGTTTTCTTCGCGGACGTGTGCGAGATCGACCTGCACACCGTCGACTGGAACATGCGCTATGACCGCAACAACCGCACCTACCGCATGCTGATGGCCGTATGCTGGCTCGTCGTCAAAGGGCTGCTTCAAACCCAGAGCAACGGCAGCGTGCACATGATGGATTTCTTCGACGAACAGTGCATGAGCCGTCTGTATGAGAAGTTCATCCTCGAGTACTACCGTAAGGAACACCCGCACCTGCATGCCAGCGCCTCGTTCATCGACTGGGTGCTCGATGACGGGATTTCGGATGGCCTACCCGCCATGCGCAGCGACATCACGCTGAGCGCTCGCGGCCGTGTGCTCATCATCGACGCGAAGTACTACGCGTCCACGATGCAGAGCAACTTCGACAAGAGGACCGTGCATTCAGGGAACCTGTACCAGATCTTCGCGTACGTGAAGAACAAGCAGGTGGCCCTCGAGCGCGCGGGGGAGAGCGCCGAGGTTTCGGGCATGCTCCTCTACGCCGCCACCGACGAGGACATCCAACCCGACGCCACCTACCGCATGAGCGGCAACCGCATCAGTGCAACGACGCTCGACCTGGACTGCCCCTTCGAGGAGATTCGTGCGCAGCTGGACGGGATCGTGGCTTTGGTGACTGCTCCGTCAGGGGTAGGGCCGTAG
- a CDS encoding type I restriction-modification system subunit M N-terminal domain-containing protein, protein MTNEAARAAASTTARIVWATADKYLRNVVEPQEYGDYILPFTVLRRLEFLLEDTKEDVIEFVEARSGMPLILIDIAVAEGFGLSVYNVSPLNLAHIASVDHNVDKGVLSYVNGFSHNIADIWTAFEFPKLVEKLSAANRLLAVVKHFSTLSLGSTSVEDSMMGDIFEDVMYRAFDKKGEGCGCFLYAA, encoded by the coding sequence ATGACAAACGAGGCAGCGCGTGCGGCGGCATCCACCACCGCCCGGATCGTGTGGGCCACGGCTGACAAGTACCTGCGCAACGTCGTCGAACCGCAGGAGTACGGTGATTACATCTTGCCGTTCACGGTCCTGCGTCGTCTCGAGTTTCTGTTAGAGGACACGAAGGAAGACGTCATTGAGTTCGTCGAGGCACGTAGCGGGATGCCGCTGATCCTGATCGATATCGCGGTCGCTGAGGGTTTTGGCTTGAGTGTCTATAACGTCTCCCCGTTGAATCTGGCGCACATTGCGTCAGTGGACCATAACGTGGACAAGGGGGTGCTGAGCTACGTCAACGGTTTCTCGCACAACATCGCGGATATCTGGACCGCGTTCGAGTTTCCGAAGTTGGTCGAAAAGCTGAGTGCGGCGAATCGCCTGCTTGCAGTGGTTAAGCACTTCTCGACGCTGTCGCTGGGATCGACGAGCGTTGAGGACTCGATGATGGGTGACATCTTCGAGGATGTCATGTATCGGGCCTTCGATAAAAAAGGGGAAGGCTGCGGGTGCTTTCTATACGCCGCGTGA